One window from the genome of Crassostrea angulata isolate pt1a10 chromosome 2, ASM2561291v2, whole genome shotgun sequence encodes:
- the LOC128172582 gene encoding uncharacterized protein LOC128172582, translating into MLVSQKNRRKSCVIQYCNQASRLALCWSAFQKAVRWVVYYVCAIQYLNPVYLIQEKQKKLYHFDQFGKIVIQPKLSERIFNLFSSDNVRRRRILTWVQQTLPSHNVEDFSFSWNDGIVLCALLEAVHPGICPSFGHLKPHNRVNNCRLGLKLAQQCYGLPLDMITPEEMAIASFSIEPKLLRYVSMIKWAAESGQIRRRDHDEKNEQARKMTSFSIKGSGIVSGIVGRKARFSISVADVLGMFHLGVDIKGPKNEVYSEQIISLHQSKEIMIGAYQTQPKQGRFASIDNHVMEYMEDGVGNTYVRWKNLKLLGDSSSISVIPFNCQCTGDGAFLMTYLPISTGIHTISIKWQNAHIEGSPFKVKVYQPRDLTRRAIRDAKDKRIIFDSLSLSSIDERPHGLLKIEHEIDLNGRSKNDSEKPTGRSSRSSRMKKQFTVTKRRVIRKVISRHGEEIVIQESPSPTLSRQSSMTDTSTEEELRKSCSPSPPLNRKNIIRSTKSDKEQIIGGDDSNNIQNILEKRSETSDISAKFDTLNINDYKQVEDKKNFKRNRTSPPLAASNLTCRSFSDSMLNYDVSDCNNTKSIRPTKQLKTNFIQSKKLSSKFPSLKVLQSDSLRKSCCYFSSDLLRQNSFSSTSSASSNSNSSLGKVKKPFSLSRSFSVLNNNKYPYNKTLSRLEKIRKDKRYVVDIHIQSERSTTSMASPSTSSLSSLASPSTYSFPFDDLKRNKGMSIIDETAQSDGQKTCVKEGNDNSQVKGKRSLDHNISKQRATTMYWLNNQTTDHFSVDSTDYDPNFLVEQFILGPSNEQNLIDFSKKESDSQNENLIDNDSSVRRNGSVLPKKTGLQRQFSEMEGTQQTLTTSMGDKLQSVKNNLTTFENYKITSEGGSKPLSKSNPTKFKSIVTVTNIVPSKVHVITPKVNANKSTQVKVNDILQESNFSSLLLDLNIRKRKQYVAIHRKMCTVATKNKGCFKRTRAFSDGELFDKYPINANNNEILHSSRQSTLDSGISEEHSKGDSKGSQTSNNRNILQQKRQNKTSLRKDLYLDPIVQIRKHNKYPHSIGKRHQKISELSFDNLSSSSDTEIFTKRSTQKKNIPCMPQYKQQENVHSKIKTVSSSEIKSSLNDFTKTTEPISIKDQKVSSLNSEKRLSTADMPDIGIGVENTERISLLHDVQSFMQLSPFSKRGAGTETEVKQNDLETKPLPYHPEIVFHTAKAVFLKETPTSHYISALCHYVAPAKTEQMFTNSLSIQLENENIESRDPVCSKFDNVSIEKHSTLRNTDLESDASCTAEGLGLAEGQVGVKNNFQIWCHSQANAAVSVTIHGPRPFSVLESSVIYTGDSLYEVTYDVAYPGYYVICIKYGEEEIAESPFLARVTY; encoded by the exons ATGCTTGTAAGCCAAAAGAATAGAAGAAAATCCTGTGTCATTCAATACTGCAATCAGG CGTCGCGATTAGCCCTGTGTTGGTCCGCCTTCCAGAAAGCTGTGCGATGGGTGGTGTATTACGTGTGTGCCATTCAATACCTCAATCCGGTCTACCTCATCcaggaaaaacaaaaaaagctcTACCACTTTGATCAGTTTGGAAAAATTGTCATTCAGCCCAAGCTAAGCGAAAGaatattcaatttgttttcatcag ACAATGTCCGTAGAAGACGTATACTAACCTGGGTACAACAAACTCTGCCCTCTCATAATGTAGAGGATTTCAGTTTTAGCTGGAACGATGGCATTGTTTTGTGTGCTCTGCTTGAAGCAGTGCATCCTGGGATATGCCCAAGCTTTGGGCACCTCAAACCACACAACAGGGTAAACAACTGCCGCCTGGGACTCAAACTCGCTCAGCAATGTTATGGTCTGCCTCTG GATATGATTACGCCAGAGGAAATGGCAATTGCAAGCTTTTCGATTGAACCAAAATTACTCAGATATGTATCAATGATAAAATGGGCGGCTGAGAGTGGCCAAATAAGAAGACGTGATCATGATGAAAAGAATGAGCAAGCAAGGAAAATGACATCTTTTTCAATTAAAGGCTCGGGGATAGTTAGTGGTATAGTTGGAAGAAAAGCAAGATTTAGTATATCTGTTGCTGATGTCTTAGGAATGTTTCATCTTGGAGTCGACATAAAAGGGCCTAAAAATGAAGTATACAGCGAGCAAATTATCAGTTTACATCAATCAAAGGAGATAATGATTGGTGCATATCAGACCCAGCCTAAGCAAGGTCGGTTTGCTTCCATAGATAACCATGTGATGGAGTACATGGAGGACGGTGTAGGCAATACGTATGTCCGTTGGAAAAACCTTAAACTTCTTGGGGACAGTTCCTCAATTAGCGTCATTCCCTTTAATTGTCAGTGTACAGGAGATGGGGCGTTCCTTATGACATATTTACCCATATCGACAGGAATTCATACGATTTCAATAAAATGGCAAAATGCTCATATCGAAGGGTCGCCATTTAAGGTTAAAGTGTACCAGCCAAGAGATTTAACAAGACGAGCGATCAGAGATGCAAAAGACAAGCGTATCATTTTTGATTCGCTTTCCCTGTCGTCTATTGATGAACGCCCCCATGGtcttttgaaaattgaacaCGAGATAGACTTGAATGGAAGGTCGAAAAACGATTCGGAAAAGCCAACTGGTAGATCGTCTAGATCATCACGAATGAAGAAGCAATTTACAGTAACCAAACGCCGGGTCATTCGTAAAGTTATAAGCCGACATGGAGAGGAAATCGTCATTCAAGAATCCCCTTCTCCGACCCTTTCACGCCAAAGTAGCATGACAGACACATCCACAGAGGAAGAACTTAGAAAATCGTGCTCGCCTTCTCCGCCTCTTAACCGGAAAAATATCATAAGGTCAACAAAATCTGACAAGGAGCAAATAATTGGTGGCGATGattcaaacaatattcaaaatatcttgGAGAAAAGATCTGAAACTTCAGACATTAGCGCTAAGTTTGACACGTTGAATATTAACGATTACAAACAAGTTGAAGacaaaaagaatttcaaaaggAACAGAACATCACCTCCACTAGCTGCGTCAAATTTAACATGCAGATCTTTCTCCGATTCAATGCTGAATTATGATGTCTCTGATTGTAACAATACTAAATCAATAAGACcaacaaaacaattaaagacAAACTTTATTCAGTCAAAAAAACTAAGCAGCAAATTTCCATCGCTGAAAGTGTTGCAGTCTGATAGTTTGAGAAAATCATGTTGCTATTTTTCATCAGATTTGTTACGTCAAAATTCATTCAGCAGTACATCTTCTGCCAGCAGTAATTCGAATTCATCGTTGGGGAAAGTAAAAAAGCCATTCTCATTATCGCGGTCTTTTTCAGTATTAAACAATAACAAATATCCGTATAACAAAACATTGTCTCGACTTGAGAAAATACGAAAGGACAAGCGCTATGTAGTGGACATACACATTCAAAGCGAAAGGTCTACTACGTCAATGGCGTCACCTTCTACGTCTAGCCTTAGTAGCTTGGCCTCTCCGTCGACCTATTCTTTCCCTTTTGACGACTTGAAAAGAAACAAAGGAATGTCCATTATTGACGAAACAGCCCAGTCTGATGGTCAAAAAACGTGTGTCAAGGAAGGCAATGACAATAGTCAGGTTAAAGGGAAGCGAAGCTTGGACCACAATATATCAAAACAGAGAGCGACCACTATGTACTGGTTAAATAACCAAACTACAGACCACTTCTCCGTCGACTCTACAGATTATGATCCAAACTTTCTTGTCGAGCAATTTATTTTAGGACCAAGTAATGAACAAAATCTTATTGATTTCTCAAAAAAGGAGAGTGATTCACAAAATGAGAATTTAATCGATAATGATTCAAGCGTTCGAAGGAACGGGAGTGTTTTGCCAAAGAAAACTGGTCTTCAGAGGCAGTTTAGCGAAATGGAAGGGACACAGCAAACCCTCACGACGTCTATGGGGGATAAATTGCAATCGGTTAAGAATAATTTAACAACATTTGagaattataaaataacaagtGAAGGGGGATCCAAACCGTTATCAAAGTCTAACCCTACCAAGTTTAAATCAATAGTTACAGTGACAAACATTGTGCCGTCAAAAGTTCATGTCATAACACCTAAAGTTAATGCCAATAAGTCAACACAAGTAAAAGTTAATGATATTCTTCAAGAATCTAATTTTTCAAGCTTACTTCTTGATCTCAATATCAGAAAACGTAAACAGTACGTTGCTATTCATAGAAAAATGTGTACCGTCGCAACAAAGAATAAAGGCTGTTTCAAAAGAACTAGGGCTTTTTCAGACGGTGAATTATTTGACAAATATCCTATTAACGccaacaataatgagatattaCACAGTTCACGTCAGTCAACTCTTGATAGTGGTATATCGGAAGAACACAGTAAAGGCGATTCAAAGGGTTCTCAGACATCAAACAACCGAAATATATTACaacaaaaaagacaaaataaaacaagtcTAAGGAAAGATCTTTATTTGGATCCTATTGTGCAAATCCGAAAGCACAATAAATACCCTCACAGTATTGGAAAAAGGCATCAGAAGATAAGTGAATTGTCATTTGATAATCTCTCTAGTTCTTCGGATACAGAAATATTCACAAAACGAAGTACACAGAAAAAGAATATACCATGTATGCCGCAGTATAAACAACAAGAGAATGTGCATTCTAAAATTAAGACTGTCTCCTCTAGCGAAATCAAAAGctcattaaatgattttaccAAAACAACTGAACCAATCAGCATTAAAGATCAAAAGGTCTCATCACTTAACTCAGAGAAAAGGTTGTCTACCGCAGATATGCCCGACATTGGAATTGGTGTAGAAAATACCGAAAGGATCAGTTTACTACATGATGTACAAAGTTTTATGCAGCTGTCTCCGTTCAGTAAACGAGGTGCAGGCACAGAGACAGAAGTCAAACAAAATGACCTCGAAACAAAACCCTTACCTTATCATCCAGAAATTGTGTTTCACACAGCAAAAGCCGTATTCTTAAAAGAAACGCCAACTTCTCACTATATATCGGCGCTTTGTCATTATGTTGCACCTGCAAAAACCgaacaaatgtttacaaattctTTGTCTATTCagcttgaaaatgaaaatattgaatcACGTGATCCTGTTTGTTCAAAGTTCGACAATGTCAGCATTGAAAAACATTCAACACTTCGGAATACTGATTTAGAAAGTGACGCATCTTGTACAGCCGAAGGCTTGGGTCTTGCTGAAGGACAAGTTGgggtaaaaaataattttcag ATATGGTGTCATTCCCAAGCGAATGCGGCGGTATCCGTTACTATACATGGTCCTCGACCTTTTTCTGTGCTGGAATCCAGTGTAATTTACACGGGAGACAGTTTGTATGAGGTTACATATGACGTAGCATATCCTGGTTATTACGTCATTTGCATTAAGTATGGAGAAGAAGAAATAGCAGAGAGTCCTTTTTTGGCCCGTGTCACCTACTAA